GGCGCTGCACGTCGTCGCCTACCATCAGATCGTCCCAGTCTCGGCTGGGCGTAATGCGCTGCGCGAGGAAGCCGAACGCGCGTTGCGCGCGCAGCCCAAACGCCCGACTTAAGTCCGATGCTTCAAGCACCGTATCGGCGCCGCGTTGCTGGCGGTAACTATCGGCCTCCTGCAAGGCGGGTGCCACTGCCTCCGGCGCCAGCCGAAAACGCTGCACGAGTGTCTCGAGTTCAAGTGGGATGGCCGCCGGGCTGCACGAAACCAGTTGATCGTGCAACCATGCCACGTCCTGCGCTGTCCATTGGCCAGCCTTACAACCGTGTCGCTTGGGTTATCGCGGTAAGCAGCCCTAAAACGGCTTTCGAATGGAGTTCGCTATGGGTGGCGTCCGCCACATGAAGCTCGGTATCGGCCAACGAATTTTTTATCTTAGCCTTATTTAACCCCATTTTTTGGAAGAAATTGTCTTTAAATGGCGTGACAAAATCTAGGCCGCCTTTGGGGGCAACGGTATCTTTGCCACCTGAAATATGAATATAATGTTCTACCGTTTCCCTGAGCTTCTCTGTCGGCGGTAAATGATCACCTCGGATGGGTGTGCCTAAGGTGACCAGTTGTTCAATATGACCTTGCGTCAGCTTAATCGCTTCAAAAGCGACATTGCCACCATGGCTATGGGCAATGACATTCGTGATGATACCGGCCCGTGTGTTTTCATCGATTTTCCTTGCAAGGGTTTGCGCCGCCTCAATGCGGGCAAGCCGATGATTTTTGCCACTCCATTGTAAAGCACTTACTTTCCCGCCAAATTTTTCCCGGACAATATCGGCGTATTTTCCATTCGGACTGGTCCACCCTACTTCAGCCGCGGTGGCGTTGAACGTGCCATGAACCAAAATGGTTTCAATGCCATTGTTTGATTGCTCGGACGACCCGATAAAATTGGGTGGGCGATTAA
This sequence is a window from Mycetohabitans rhizoxinica HKI 454. Protein-coding genes within it:
- a CDS encoding esterase/lipase family protein: MRKAYEIQSGQQRKARRAQVEPSQDELDSSARLVSWLDIDPERPFKGAEAISKRLYNGSQEIHTTNLEIGHDKSIPKDKKEAVSEATQEQMTYGLLNFLRKMPYLNRPPNFIGSSEQSNNGIETILVHGTFNATAAEVGWTSPNGKYADIVREKFGGKVSALQWSGKNHRLARIEAAQTLARKIDENTRAGIITNVIAHSHGGNVAFEAIKLTQGHIEQLVTLGTPIRGDHLPPTEKLRETVEHYIHISGGKDTVAPKGGLDFVTPFKDNFFQKMGLNKAKIKNSLADTELHVADATHSELHSKAVLGLLTAITQATRL